From the genome of Deltaproteobacteria bacterium, one region includes:
- the hemN gene encoding oxygen-independent coproporphyrinogen III oxidase — protein MSTVCDFPRVNDALLQRLDVPIPRYTSYPTAPVWTESVGRQAHAAALSRAGRQRPDAPLSIYVHIPFCRERCSFCGCNVVIARSPAKADAYLGALVREMDIVAGLLGERRTVSQIHWGGGTPTFLNERQIEGLWTAIARRFRVLPDAEVAVEIDPKVTTRSQLALLRKLGFNRMSMGVQDLDPHVQDAISRIQTPQQTADMLDSARELGFRGINFDLIYGLPRQTPQSWARTLDQVLAMSPDRMAVYAFAHVPQVRPNQKRLPLAELPHGVAKLELFRLAWEAFTGRGYRPIGMDHFARPDDELAEAQARRALTRNFQGYSVRAASDVVAFGITGISDVDGLYVQNGHSLARYQDAIVEGELATERGFTCSAEDVRRRAIITQIMCNFHVDLGASAERLFASELERLRELEAEGLVEVRGSELTVTPLGRIFVRNVASIFDAYLASERPFSRAV, from the coding sequence ATGTCTACGGTGTGCGATTTTCCCCGGGTGAACGATGCCCTGCTGCAGCGGCTCGACGTTCCCATCCCGCGTTACACCAGCTATCCGACCGCGCCAGTCTGGACAGAAAGCGTTGGTCGCCAGGCTCATGCGGCCGCGCTGTCCCGCGCGGGACGCCAGCGGCCCGACGCGCCGCTCTCCATCTACGTCCACATCCCCTTTTGCCGGGAGCGCTGCTCGTTCTGTGGATGCAACGTGGTCATTGCGCGCAGCCCGGCCAAGGCCGATGCCTATCTCGGCGCCCTGGTGCGCGAGATGGACATCGTGGCCGGACTCCTCGGAGAGCGCCGCACCGTATCGCAGATCCACTGGGGCGGCGGGACGCCAACGTTCCTGAACGAGCGGCAAATCGAAGGACTGTGGACCGCGATTGCACGCCGTTTCAGGGTGCTTCCCGACGCCGAGGTAGCCGTCGAGATCGATCCGAAAGTAACGACGCGCTCCCAGCTCGCGCTGCTGCGGAAGCTCGGGTTCAATCGCATGTCGATGGGCGTCCAGGACCTCGATCCCCACGTGCAGGATGCCATCTCACGCATCCAGACTCCTCAGCAGACAGCCGACATGCTCGACAGCGCGCGCGAACTGGGTTTCCGGGGCATCAATTTCGACCTGATCTACGGACTACCCCGGCAGACTCCGCAGAGCTGGGCCCGCACCCTCGACCAGGTGCTGGCGATGTCGCCCGACCGGATGGCCGTGTACGCTTTCGCGCACGTGCCGCAGGTGCGGCCGAACCAGAAGCGTTTGCCGCTTGCCGAGCTGCCTCATGGCGTCGCGAAGCTCGAGTTGTTCCGCCTCGCCTGGGAAGCGTTCACCGGCCGCGGCTACAGGCCAATCGGCATGGACCATTTCGCCCGTCCCGACGACGAGCTCGCCGAGGCACAGGCACGCCGTGCTCTCACCCGCAACTTCCAAGGTTACTCGGTGCGGGCGGCAAGCGATGTGGTTGCTTTCGGGATCACGGGGATCAGCGACGTCGATGGCCTCTACGTACAGAACGGGCATTCGCTCGCGCGATACCAGGACGCCATCGTGGAGGGAGAGCTCGCCACGGAACGCGGCTTCACCTGCTCCGCGGAGGACGTGCGACGCCGCGCGATCATCACCCAGATCATGTGCAACTTCCACGTCGATCTGGGGGCGTCCGCGGAGCGGCTGTTCGCCAGCGAGTTGGAACGGTTGCGTGAGCTGGAAGCGGAGGGGCTCGTCGAGGTCCGCGGGTCCGAGCTCACCGTCACGCCGCTCGGCCGCATTTTCGTCCGTAACGTCGCCTCGATCTTCGACGCGTATCTCGCGTCGGAGCGGCCCTTCTCTCGCGCGGTGTGA
- a CDS encoding cytochrome c has product MWIAAVGAALIPLVARAEVDKKTERTWKAKCASCHGVDGKGKTDQGQKMQIGDLTDAAWQKVHSDADIKKSISEGVNREKNGVKQEMAAFKESLSPEQVDQLVAYIRSLK; this is encoded by the coding sequence ATGTGGATTGCGGCCGTCGGGGCCGCGCTCATCCCGCTCGTCGCGCGCGCCGAGGTGGACAAGAAGACGGAACGGACGTGGAAGGCGAAGTGCGCCTCGTGTCACGGCGTGGATGGCAAGGGGAAGACCGATCAGGGTCAGAAGATGCAGATCGGCGACCTCACTGACGCAGCCTGGCAGAAGGTCCATTCGGATGCAGACATCAAGAAGTCAATCTCCGAGGGCGTGAACCGGGAGAAGAACGGCGTCAAGCAGGAGATGGCGGCATTCAAGGAGTCGCTCAGCCCCGAGCAGGTCGATCAGCTCGTCGCCTACATCCGTTCGCTGAAGTAG
- a CDS encoding universal stress protein: protein MKRILVGVDGSKESRDAAKLAADLARATGSSLVIASAIAPVVPVGVAPELVAREEAAKAEEQEAAKVLVKDVAAAVGAGIQVETLVAAGSPAIALADLARSGEVELVVVGHRGRNAVARALLGSVADRLVQISPKPVLVVR, encoded by the coding sequence ATGAAGCGGATCCTCGTCGGTGTGGATGGATCGAAGGAATCGCGCGACGCGGCGAAACTGGCAGCCGACCTCGCGCGCGCGACCGGCAGCTCGCTCGTTATCGCCAGTGCAATCGCGCCCGTAGTGCCGGTCGGAGTTGCTCCGGAGTTGGTCGCGCGCGAGGAAGCGGCGAAGGCCGAGGAACAGGAGGCTGCCAAGGTCCTGGTCAAGGACGTCGCGGCCGCCGTCGGCGCCGGGATCCAGGTCGAGACGCTGGTCGCGGCTGGATCGCCCGCAATCGCGCTCGCAGATCTCGCTCGCTCCGGCGAGGTGGAGTTGGTGGTTGTCGGCCACCGCGGCCGGAATGCCGTGGCGCGTGCCCTGCTCGGCAGCGTCGCGGACCGCCTGGTACAGATCAGCCCCAAGCCGGTCCTGGTCGTTCGGTAA
- a CDS encoding Rieske (2Fe-2S) protein, translating into MPPQSEGPTRRSVVDVLLGAGALGFLASIVYPVLRYLKPIAPQDGAGALRLTRDELARLEKEHSLIVRHGPTRILVFEDPQQRLRACEARCTHEGCTVQYVPGESVVWCACHNGRFDLDGRVLSGPPPRPLARWVAQRDPDGSVSVAKSPEGSA; encoded by the coding sequence ATGCCCCCGCAATCGGAGGGACCCACGCGCCGCAGCGTCGTCGACGTTCTGCTCGGCGCCGGCGCGCTCGGGTTTCTCGCCAGCATCGTCTATCCGGTGCTGCGTTACCTGAAGCCGATCGCGCCGCAGGACGGCGCGGGCGCGCTGCGCCTGACGCGCGACGAGCTGGCGCGACTCGAGAAGGAGCACTCGCTGATCGTGCGGCACGGGCCGACGCGAATCCTCGTCTTCGAGGATCCGCAGCAGCGGCTGCGGGCGTGCGAGGCGCGCTGCACGCACGAGGGGTGCACGGTGCAGTACGTGCCGGGCGAATCGGTTGTGTGGTGCGCCTGCCACAACGGCCGCTTCGATCTCGACGGACGCGTACTTTCCGGGCCCCCGCCGCGGCCGCTCGCACGCTGGGTGGCGCAGCGCGATCCCGATGGGAGCGTGAGCGTGGCCAAGTCGCCGGAGGGAAGCGCATGA
- a CDS encoding cytochrome bc complex cytochrome b subunit, with the protein MSLYGWLDRRYELGPLVRFLQHKEVPVGTHSLFWYYLGGLTLFFFSVQIGTGVLLLVYYQVGEQTSYESIRFITTKVPFGWLLRSLHCWSAHLMIVSLVLHMFSTMLLKAYRPPRELTWVTGFVLFALALGFGFSGYLLPWNELAFFATAVGTDSVKAVPGIGDWLMQVLRGGVDVSGNTLYRFFALHVVILPLATFAVVGVHLLFIQRQGMAAPRGHAASRGMRFFPDFALRDLLIWLLCLLLLASLAVFLPYGPRIPGVEWELGRKANPLAPAYPGIKPEWYFLWVYQLLKEFPPHLLRIEGPQAALAVVTVLMGIWAVVPWLDRRASREQPSPAFTDLGVAAILFIGFLTLEAWDIGGGAAAQPDVRAVARACAILTLIGGFAANALRFAFFRHTWFVFTGAVLLQAALHGLAGLSYLAAGSIGAVAAAVGLVLTRDRPALAGKKR; encoded by the coding sequence ATGAGTCTGTATGGGTGGCTCGACCGCCGCTACGAGCTCGGCCCGCTGGTGCGGTTCCTCCAGCACAAGGAGGTCCCGGTCGGGACGCATTCGCTCTTCTGGTACTACCTCGGCGGGCTCACGCTATTCTTTTTCAGCGTGCAGATCGGCACGGGCGTGCTGCTGCTCGTCTACTACCAGGTGGGCGAGCAGACTTCGTACGAGAGTATCCGCTTCATCACCACCAAGGTGCCCTTCGGCTGGCTGCTGCGATCGCTGCATTGCTGGAGCGCGCATCTGATGATCGTCTCGCTGGTCTTGCACATGTTCAGCACGATGCTGCTCAAAGCCTACCGTCCGCCGCGGGAGCTGACCTGGGTAACCGGATTCGTGCTCTTTGCATTGGCGCTCGGTTTCGGGTTCTCCGGGTACCTCCTGCCGTGGAACGAGCTGGCGTTCTTCGCCACCGCGGTCGGCACCGATTCAGTCAAAGCGGTGCCGGGCATCGGCGACTGGCTGATGCAGGTCCTGCGCGGCGGCGTCGACGTGAGTGGCAACACTCTCTACCGCTTCTTCGCACTGCACGTCGTCATCTTGCCGCTCGCGACGTTCGCCGTCGTCGGCGTACACCTGCTCTTCATCCAGCGGCAAGGAATGGCGGCACCGCGCGGCCACGCCGCCTCGCGCGGGATGCGGTTCTTCCCGGATTTCGCGCTCCGCGACCTCCTGATCTGGCTTCTTTGTCTGCTGCTCCTTGCGTCGCTTGCAGTGTTTCTGCCCTACGGTCCGCGCATCCCCGGCGTGGAGTGGGAGCTTGGCCGCAAGGCGAACCCGCTCGCGCCGGCGTATCCCGGCATCAAGCCCGAGTGGTACTTCCTCTGGGTCTACCAGCTCCTGAAGGAATTTCCGCCGCACCTCCTGCGGATCGAAGGACCGCAGGCCGCCCTCGCGGTGGTCACCGTGCTGATGGGCATTTGGGCCGTAGTGCCATGGCTTGACCGGCGCGCCAGCCGCGAACAGCCTTCGCCGGCGTTCACGGATCTCGGCGTCGCGGCCATCCTTTTCATCGGCTTCCTCACGCTCGAAGCGTGGGACATCGGTGGTGGAGCCGCTGCACAGCCCGACGTACGCGCGGTGGCTCGAGCCTGCGCCATCCTGACACTCATCGGGGGGTTCGCGGCCAACGCGCTCCGATTCGCCTTCTTCCGCCACACCTGGTTCGTGTTTACGGGAGCCGTCTTGCTGCAAGCCGCGCTGCATGGATTGGCAGGCCTCTCGTACCTGGCCGCTGGCTCGATCGGCGCTGTCGCCGCCGCGGTCGGCCTGGTCCTGACCCGTGATCGACCCGCTCTCGCCGGAAAGAAGCGATGA
- a CDS encoding protoporphyrinogen oxidase, producing MARIVVFFGTTDGQTAKIVRHLAEVLRSGHDTVDVFDTRAPIPSSVFRGVDAAIIAGSVRMGKFQRALVAFLRQHREVLERIPTAFLAVSLSAARDSASARREVSKTVARFIAEIGFTPGTLLPIAGALLYTKYGFFTRIAIRLISKMAGGDTDTSRDYEYTDWNALSDFARQFACRLRESPAPLQGPGSGWRADAAL from the coding sequence ATGGCACGAATCGTCGTTTTCTTTGGCACCACCGACGGTCAGACCGCGAAGATTGTCCGACATCTGGCCGAGGTCCTGCGCAGCGGGCACGACACGGTCGATGTGTTCGACACCCGCGCCCCTATCCCCTCGAGCGTGTTCCGGGGCGTGGACGCGGCCATCATCGCGGGGTCGGTGCGGATGGGAAAGTTCCAGCGGGCGCTCGTGGCCTTCTTGCGCCAGCACCGCGAAGTCCTGGAACGCATCCCGACCGCTTTCCTGGCGGTCAGTCTCTCCGCCGCACGCGACAGTGCATCCGCGCGTCGCGAAGTGAGCAAGACCGTTGCTCGCTTCATCGCCGAGATCGGATTCACGCCGGGCACGCTTCTTCCGATCGCGGGGGCGCTGCTCTACACGAAGTACGGTTTCTTCACCAGGATCGCGATACGACTGATCTCGAAGATGGCGGGCGGCGATACCGATACCTCGCGCGACTACGAATACACCGACTGGAACGCGCTCTCGGACTTCGCGCGACAGTTCGCCTGCCGGCTCCGCGAGTCGCCCGCGCCGCTCCAGGGGCCCGGCTCCGGCTGGCGCGCTGACGCTGCCCTTTGA